The stretch of DNA ttaaaattattttgatcacgaaacgaccgtgatcatctgttcggcctataaaccaaaaccaagaaaaataaacaatttgatccactaaagatgatatgttgacacagtctcctctaaaaataatgttattacgcGTACGCCAAATACTCCATGTCGTCGCCAGCCAAATTATATGACAAATTCGCTTGCTATGATTGCCTTTtgctaattcaccaaacaaagtGAAATGGCTTGTGACGTCCTCAAAAGGGATCACATTAGTgcccaaccaaacaaatattttctgccAAATTTGTGAAGTAATGCAGCAAGTGAAAAAGATGTGTTGTATGTCCTCTACCTCTTTGAAGCAAAAGACGCAACTTCTCATGATTATTCGTGATAATACCTTTGCAAAATAAAGCCTCCCGGGttggtaatttttcaagtaacaacCGCCAACCGAAAACGCTAACTTTTGATGGAACATTGTTCTTCCATAATCTTTTCAATACTGCCACTGTATTTGTATCAAGAGTAGTACCTACACGCTTGTCCTGCAAAACCATGTACGTTGATCGAACCGAAAAAGAACCATCAGAATTTGATGACCATCTTCGCCTGTCGCTAGAAGCTCTGTTAGGCCGAACTTGTTCAAGCAATTGATGCAATTCATTGAGGGATTCAATATCTGCTTCCATCCAATTAAGTTTCCAAGACCACATGTTGTTATTCCATATCCCCATATTTGAAATGCAAGCATTTTATGAGTTGATTTTTGAAACAAAGATGGATACAGTTCACTTAACGGTTCCATTCCTAACCATTTTTCCTTCCAAAAAGTTATATTGTTACCGTCGCCGAGAATGCTACTAATATTATTAACAAACCAACCCCCTTCCTCCGCACCTCCTGTTTTCCACATATCCCGCCACCAAATTGAAGCATGTTTGAGACTCTCCCTCCCTTCCCCATATAAGAAATTAGCGGCAAAAGAACCATAACGAAAATGCAAAAGATTGAACCAGGAAGCAGACAAATCATTCAGACACCGCCACTTCCATTTACATAAGAGTGAATCATTAAATGACTCCAAATTTTTTATGCCTAaccctcctttatcctttggTTGGCAAATACTATCCCAACTAACCCAACATATTTTTGATCTATCCATTCCTCCACCCCATAAAAAATTCCTTTGAATGCTCACCATTTCCTTCAACACACAAACCGGTGctttaaaaaaagagaagaaatagaGAGGTAAACTAGAAAGAACTGAATTTATGAGAGTGACTCTCCCTCCAATAGATAAAAGACGACTATTTCAAACACCAAGTCTCTTTTTCATGGAATCAATAATAGGTAGCCAAGTAGCCTTTCTTCTCGGATTAGCACCTACCGGTATGCCAAGAAAGCGAAAAGGGATAGAATCCACACCACAATGCAAAAAAGACGAAGATGCGCGCAAAAAACTATCATCCAAATTAATACCGTAAAGCttacttttgaaaaaatttacctTTAATCCAGATACTAATTCGAAGCTTCTCAACACCGTTTTAATAGTCCAAAGGTTGTCCCACTTGCCTTCGCCTACTATAATGGTATCATCCGCGAATTGCAGAGTatgaaacattaaattattgtttaccTTGTAACCATGAAAAGAGCCGCTTCCAACCGCTTTATTCATAAGTCCTGAAAGACCTTCAGCAACAATCAAGAAGAGGAACGGTGACATTGGGTCACCCTGCCTCAATCCTTTACATGTGAAATTCGTGTAGACATACATGTGGTAAATTTAACAtaactctctgaatataagtcatattctaattatttttaatccGCTGCAAAGAACACAAAATTTCCTACAGTTTCGTCACCGAAAATGTTAAATCCCATTAATTATAGTAGGAGAAAagctacctacaagtttgagaaaagtttcagTCCTGTTTCTGTACCAAAactcaatcttttgttaaactGGACTAATTGAATTgttaaacataaaaacaaaaattatatctgTAATCTTGACATCCTAAGCTTttcaacgagtggtcgtttactcaaaacGGAtatcatttgatattttaattaaattgcgAAATTTAAGGTGTTATTGCTATGTTTGTACCCAATCTTTTGTTAAACTGGACCAATTTAATGGTTagccctcaaaacaaaaattatatctgTAATCTTGACatcctaagctttccaacgagtggttgTTTTCTCAAACTTGATATCgtttgatattttaattaaattgtgaaagttaaggttgttgttgttatgtTTATGCACTAGATATGAACTTAAGTTTAAGGAACGGTATGCACCGTAAACTAAAGTATTTAAATTTTGCTTAGCTCTGTATAGTTTGTTTGTTCCCTGTTAATTTTTGGCCATAAACTAAATTATTTAAGTtttgcttaattattttttccttgCTAGATTGTTGTAAGTGAATAGCACTGATACTACTCCTATGTAATGGCTAACAACAATTTCTCACTACCAAATGATTCATCTTTCATCAAGAAGATGTcagtttataatatttattctgGAACTTTAGTATTCAtatgcttttaattttatttttttttgcaatttatcCTGATGGCCTTTATAGTTCCTTTTTATTTACTCAttccatcttttttttttttctttttcagatcTTACCTTGGTATGGATTTGGTGAATTTGTTTTTGCCTTTACTCATTCAAATATAGTTTTGGTCGATTGTGGAGGTGAACGCTATCCTTGCAAGTTGACTTTTGGTGTTGATCCTGATGGTAAACTCACATGCAAGGTATCCGGCGGTTGGGTTGATTTGTGCATCATTCATGGCGTGAGTCTCGACGATAATGTTACCTTTTGTGTTCCCGAACCTTCCTATAATTATGTTATGTATGTTTCCCTTGAGCATAAGCACCCTACTACTTCTCATCTTTAGTGTTCAATGTAATTCCCCAAATCAAAAGAAAGACTATGGTTCTAATTTTGTACatatgtggttttttttttatgcactACATATGAACTTAAGTTTAAGGAACAATATGCACCATAATATTTCCATATCCACCATCTTATAAAACGTTCACTATATTACTAGCAAAATTTACTACTAAAATTCTCGAAAAATTATCGACTACGTTCCATAGTCACTTCTAATGGTGTGTGCAAAATTATTAGCGCTAACAAATTCTACTATAATATATACACCTTAACACGAACAAATTACAAATCTCTTTATCAATACTTGGAGGTCGAAGTATCAcgcaaaaattaaaacattctTATAAGTGACgcgtaaaaattataaacttatATATCGATATTTCGTGGTTGACCTAGcgcaaaaaaattaaaaacttctCTATAAGTATCGGGGAGATgacaatttttagtgttttttaatCCATTTATTTcagtttattttctttttaatcaaTTGATATTTGTCCTTTAGAATCATATTAATTGcataaaaaaaggtaaaaattaatgtaactaAGTAATCCAACAATAGCATCGTTCACAATTGGCTAGAAAACAAGGTTAGAAAAATGGTgagatcatgtttttttttttttgtggaaacAATTGTTtctcacaaaaaagaaagacatATCTAAAATCACTATTACAAATGATTACtgctaaaaaattataatacacGGGGAGATgacaattaaatattattaacgATAATTAAcgatatctaaaaaaaaattataaatcacagggagatgacaatttttactgctaaattataaatttataaatcaCTATTACaagttattaataataaaaattattattcatggggagatgacatttttttatcattgataaaagtttttaaatcactattataagttattacttataaaaatttataattcacgGGGAGATGACAATTTTGTTTGCTgataaaagtttttaaaatcactattatGAATTATTActgattaaaatttataattgactGAGCGATCCAACAATATGGTGGTTCACTTTTGTATTGTACTTATTATGATTtggtttttaagtttgtttACACTTTTGGATGTAACGATTATGCAATGTACTTCTTAATCTTATTATCAATGAttatatgaatgattttttaatttcatcatGTAAACGTACTACTCATAAGAAAATTTGACCAACTTAATTTATACATGTCACGGGTCTTGAAAGCTCCACCATAAAATTTGGCATCACTTTTGTGAACCTTTATATTATCCCTTGAATATTACTATTTAGTCCACttaattatgtttaatttaCCATGGTCAACAACATCCATAATTGACAACAACCATGATTGACATATAAATAACGTTCCACAAAaccccgtgcaacgcacggggaGCCGACTAGTTTAAATAAGAGGGAGACCATAAAAAatgttgacttttaaaatagaagaccaaaaatttgagttttaaaatagagggaccattgtatccaaaaaaaataaaataggggggACCATTAATGACGTTGAGAATTAATTAAGCTGAGATAACATTTTTAATGACGTTGGAAAGTTATGAATTTGAATGTTGAGTcttgttgaatttttaattagttATTTGTTAATTGACGTGTTTGTGTATTTAGTCGGTGTCCTCATATATGCTAAATTGTGTTTTGGTCCCGGAGTGCCTTAACTCCTTTATGTGTTTGTGTTTTCTTATTCCCTAATCTTGTTGTGTTAATACACCGTTGTCTTGTGTGAATATATTCTCACTCGTTTCTTGTTTGTGTTGTCCGGCTTGGCTCTGTGATTGTGAAATTGCAGTATTAACAGGTTGTCGAGTTTTCGAGTTCGAGAAGTCCGTTCTGATTGTGACACTTGGGAAGGAGTCTCAGAGTCTTAGGAGTCTATAGTTATTCTActttataaaagtaaaaatttattcataCTTTTAAGCAGATAAAGTCTTTCTTTttagttatttaatttttaaaaattcggGTTGTtacaaagttttaaaataagaggaccaaaaatttaaaaatatcaaaataaggGGACCGGaaatgcatttaagccaaaaaaataaaataaaattatcccaataataaaagattaatacaaaaaataattaatattgttgATCAAATCAATGTCTTTCCGGTTGTGCAAAGTCAGTCACAACAAtcagaaaacaacaaaattccTAACCTGAGGTCAGGAGTTATAAAGtctaaagaaaaaggaaaatggTAAAATCATATATATCTTACTGACTGAGTGAGGGTTAAAAAGCTCTTTATATAATCTCACTTTACCACCATACGAAATGCGCAAAAttttggaaacaaaaaaaatacgtCAAGATTAATGTCTCTTAGGGTCCgtttaatct from Trifolium pratense cultivar HEN17-A07 linkage group LG5, ARS_RC_1.1, whole genome shotgun sequence encodes:
- the LOC123885955 gene encoding uncharacterized protein LOC123885955, which gives rise to MGIWNNNMWSWKLNWMEADIESLNELHQLLEQVRPNRASSDRRRWSSNSDGSFSVRSTYMVLQDKRVGTTLDTNTVAVLKRLWKNNVPSKVSVFGWRLLLEKLPTREALFCKGIITNNHEKLRLLLQRGRGHTTHLFHLLHYFTNLAENICLVGH
- the LOC123885956 gene encoding uncharacterized mitochondrial protein AtMg01250-like codes for the protein MYVYTNFTCKGLRQGDPMSPFLFLIVAEGLSGLMNKAVGSGSFHGYKVNNNLMFHTLQFADDTIIVGEGKWDNLWTIKTVLRSFELVSGLKVNFFKSKLYGINLDDSFLRASSSFLHCGVDSIPFRFLGIPVGANPRRKATWLPIIDSMKKRLGV